The window ATACCCGTCCAGTCTTTTATCAAATTTTCGTAATAATCGTCTGCCTCATCAACGGTTAAATCCTTTGAATGAAGTTCGAGTTCGAACAAAGTGCTTATCACATTGCCTAAAAAAACGTTGTAGTTATTGCTGAATACTTTTTTAGACATAATATCAATGTCGCCTGAATCTTTTACACTTTGGCCAAGACTCTCTTTTAAAACGAGCAATTTATCTACAATGCCTGCCATTGCTTCGCAAAAATGACCGGGCATTTCCTTGAAAATAAAATCCTTGGCCTCGATGTTTGAATGGTGAAGAGCATGACCGAATTCATGAAAAATGCAATACAAATAATCGGAAAGACTTTTGTCGGTGTTTATGAATACCCTGACATCATTAGGCACAGACACGTCAATACATTCGGTCGTTTCATGATGAGCGGATCCCTCTTCTGTCTCGAAGATTTGAATATTTTTATAAGAAGAGTCTATACCCCAATGACTTAAAAATCCGTTCAGCAAATCTTTTCCTTTTTCTCTGCAAAAGTATTTGCTCATTACCGAGTTGTTTTCATTGAACTTTTTTTGAACATTGTTTTCGGCAATGTCTTTGCGCGTTCTCTTTATTATTTCGTCTTTCAGAGAATCAAACATATCTCTCAATTCTTTTTCAGTCATGTCTTTGTCGCTGAAATATAGATCGGAATACGATGAATATCCCTCCTGCACCGAGAGAATGTTCCTCCTTTTTGCTAACCCTAAAATGTTCTGTTTAAATTTTTCGAAAAATTTGTACAAAACACTTCTGTAGTATTTGACTTCTTCTTCGTTTTCGCCGGAGTAAATCTTGTGTTGGAGTTCCATGAAACCGAATTTCTTACTCTCTATTTCGATTGCGCCCGAAAGCATCATATTTGAAGCGGTTTCGTATATAGCTGATAATTCGGGGTCTGATTCGAGACGTTTTTTAGCGAAATATACGTTTAGCAGAGACCACTTGCGTTTATCTATTTCGTCGGCGGCGTTTTTTAAACCAGATTTAATAAAACAGTCAATATTTTTGTCGAAGAAAAAATCCCTGTATTTGTTATCCTTTCCGAGAGGTTCGTTTTTCGACAAATGCCGCCAGTAATTCAATTTGGTTTCAGTGTGAATTCTTTCGAGTTCGCTGTTTATGTATTGATAGGTGATCATTTATTTTCCTCCTCAATATAAATTTTCAATGCGGCTAGATTTAAGGCATTAAGCTCAAAACATAATGCACTAATTGTTTTTTCTTTTTTACCGGGAAAATATATAATCAGGTATCTACAAATTCATAATTGAAATTATATGGCATTTTAGGAATATTTCAATGATTATTCGCGGAAACTTGATCAAAGCACTATATAGTCTTACGCATTTTATAGTGTTTTTTGTCTCTTTGGCCGGATATTTTAAATCCGGATTTTTCGTAAAATTTTATTGCGCAGGTATTCTTTTTTGAAACATCCAGTATAATTTCATTACAGCCCTGTCCTTTTAAGATATCGACCACATAGTCCATCAGATTCCGGCCCTGACCCATGCCTCTTTTACTTTCAATAATATAATCGAAACAAAGACAGCCGATCTCTTTATGCTTTTCCAATGGAAAACAAAAGACAAATCCGATTTTTTCCGTTTCTTCGAGCATGACAGAAGCAAAGACAGGGTTTTTCTCCTGGATTTTAGATATTCCTGCTATCAATGATTCTCCGTCTTTTAAAGGATCATCAGGCAATTCGCCGGTCAAACTCTTCGTGTCATAAAGAGCATTAATGACAAAATCTCTGTCCATACTGACGTCAAAGGGTCGAAACGTATTCATGCTTATGATACATCCTCTGTTTAATTACAAAACTTATATTATCATTTTCAAATCCCGGATTTAAGAATAAAATCAAGTTTCCGGATAGTCGTTATAAATGTTTAAAGGAGAAAATATGAGAATATTTTTATTTGTGCTGACGACGGCGGCGATTGCTATGAATTTATTTTCATCCGACACGCAGATCGCAGAGATAATTGAAACTCATTATTCTGTAGCGATCTCAGGCGGGGATTTTGTCAAAAACTCAATCATGTATTCTTTTCAAAACTTCTACGATTCATCGGGCAACAAAGTTCTCGATGTAAGATTCGATTCGCTCGGCGTCGAAATAAAAAGATACGTCTACGAGTACGACGAATCAGGCAACAGGACCGAACAGAATCAGTTCATACCGGAAGGCCTTCTCGTGCGAAAAATAGTTTACACTTACGACGACGCAGGAATGCTGACCGAAGACAACAGTTACGACTCTCTCGGCAACCACGAAAAAAGATACACCTATATTTATGATGCCAAAGGCCTTCTCGTAGAAGACAGAAGCTATTCAAATTCAGGGCAATTATTAAAAAAGCATG is drawn from candidate division WOR-3 bacterium and contains these coding sequences:
- a CDS encoding GNAT family N-acetyltransferase; its protein translation is MNTFRPFDVSMDRDFVINALYDTKSLTGELPDDPLKDGESLIAGISKIQEKNPVFASVMLEETEKIGFVFCFPLEKHKEIGCLCFDYIIESKRGMGQGRNLMDYVVDILKGQGCNEIILDVSKKNTCAIKFYEKSGFKISGQRDKKHYKMRKTI